In Papaver somniferum cultivar HN1 chromosome 1, ASM357369v1, whole genome shotgun sequence, a genomic segment contains:
- the LOC113288718 gene encoding basic proline-rich protein-like: MERKSPALNVVIIGVLLIGLFTAQTPVDATSCCESTKARNSYSVCRLRLGASKNCAKLTGCIIIDGTSCPSDYPIGMTPAKEGTTKVIPHTGSEICTTEDLSRFRYSRNGCEWCRNWCANKCHDMLGSVSNQTSLRGPPIKVERYRVSNQTCAPFINPHGLHTLKCECCCEPPLYPYHPPPPLSPSSPPPPLSLSPHPPAQFLPCKPGDVFKFVLRNSTNGCESCRKRCADRRAIMIGSVSNQTCAPFTNTYSSPPFICQCCRKPPSPTSPSHPPPPSFQRPPLLPPSPTPPPPLASPSTLPPSPPPPPSTSSLPPPSPPSPNPPSPSQLLPPPPSSPPPPSPPPLSPLKLPPPPPSSPPPSSPPPPSPLKLPPPPPPSAPPSSPPPPYPLKLPPPHPSSLPPSSPPPPYPLKLPPPHPSSLPPSSPPPSFPSELTPPPPSSPPPSFPSELTPPPPPSPPPPSPLKLPPPPPQYLYPPPQFSPLTPPPSPPPLFPQHLPPPFVPFPYSPPLYPFHPPPPQPLSPSPHPLSPVLQCKPGDVYNGVLSNSTDGCAYCRKWCEHKCPIMLGSVSKQTCGPFINPYDPPTFVCECCCKPLSLTSPSHPPPPSSPTPPPPLPSPLHSHLPLLHLPHPHHPHLHFHPNSHLPPPPSPPSPFPSKLPPPPPPSIYHPAIFVPLPPPPPSSPNLILPFVSYPYPPPLSLSTQPPSSYLSPPLSFISPPPPYHPPSSPPPSLSGGGGGGGGGGGGAVAAVAGVLGATINAAAGVAATKGTTIAGAIGGAVAAGRAAVDAVGGVVKDGRAAVGGAGRAAATGKKAARDNHSPRSSLRPPSSSSPKKAPQSSLRPPSPPSPKKAATDSHSPRSSLRPPSSPSPPSPSLRPPSPHPHPPPRRSPPSSPPSPPSPSLRRPSPPPPPPPLPRRRSPPPPSIRPPSPPHPPPPPRRRPPPPPSPPTPPPSLTPSLAPPPSPPPPSPSLVPPSESTSSPPSPSLSSSLSQHSSPPSQSPSPSPSSPSQSPSPYPSPPSKSPPSSSLYYAPPSPSSSFQTPNSSLRSSSASLSPSFMDSQPTVSTRNESVQPGHDFETEVTGVSAETDQLNPAFDWSDDEDVTATTGESVAVPGVTATAGAVGIPGVTVTQGEGVAVQDVTATEEERVAVQERSDIMSPGNDVAVEGDMDPSMSDMGDNQ; encoded by the exons ATGGAACGAAAATCCCCTGCTCTCAATGTTGTAATTATCGGTGTACTCCTAATAGGGTTGTTCACTGCGCAGACTCCAGTTGATGCTACAAGTTGTTGCGAAAGCACCAAAGCAAGAAATTCATATAGTGTCTGCCGTCTCCGTCTCGGAGCTTCCAAAAATTGTGCGAAATTAACTGGTTGTATAATTATTGACGGTACCTCGTGTCCCAGCGATTACCCTATAG GGATGACTCCGGCCAAAGAGGGTACAACCAAGGTCATACCACATACCGGATCCGAGATATGTACAACAGAGGATTTATCACGATTTCGTTATTCAAGAAATGGCTGCGAGTGGTGTAGAAACTGGTGTGCAAATAAATGTCACGACATGCTTGGTTCAGTTAGCAATCAAACGTCCCTTCGGGGACCTCCGATAAAAGTGGAACGATACAGAGTTAGCAATCAAACATGTGCACCGTTTATAAACCCGCATGGTTTGCATACTTTAAAATGTGAATGTTGCTGCGAACCACCTCTATATCCATATCACCCACCTCCACCTCTATCACCATCTTCCCCACCGCCACCTCTATCACTATCCCCACACCCTCCAGCCCAATTTCTTCCATGTAAACCTGGTGACGTATTCAAGTTCGTTTTACGTAATTCAACAAATGGTTGTGAGTCTTGCAGAAAGCGGTGCGCAGATAGACGTGCCATCATGATTGGTTCAGTTAGCAATCAAACATGTGCACCGTTTACAAACACCTATAGTTCTCCTCCTTTTATATGTCAATGTTGCCGCAAACCACCTTCTCCCACATCTCCATCTCATCCACCTCCCCCTTCATTCCAACGTCCTCCACTTCTGCCTCCATCCCCAACCCCACCTCCTCCCCTTGCGTCTCCATCTACTCTTCCACCATCACCTCCCCCTCCTCCATCAACATCCTCACTTCCCCCTCCTTCACCCCCGTCACCCAATCCTCCATCTCCATCCCAACTCCTACCTCCCCCTCCTTCATCTCCTCCACCCCCATCACCTCCCCCTCTATCTCCTTTGAAACTCCCACCTCCCCCTCCATCATCTCCCCCACCCTCATCACCTCCCCCTCCATCTCCTTTGAAACTCCCACCTCCCCCTCCTCCATCTGCCCCACCCTCGTCACCTCCCCCTCCATATCCTTTGAAACTCCCACCTCCCCATCCTTCATCTCTCCCACCCTCATCACCTCCCCCTCCATATCCTTTGAAACTCCCACCTCCCCATCCTTCATCTCTCCCACCCTCATCACCTCCCCCTTCATTTCCATCCGAACTCACACCTCCCCCACCCTCATCACCTCCCCCTTCATTTCCATCCGAACTCACACCTCCTCCACCCCCATCACCTCCCCCTCCATCTCCTTTGAAACTCCCACCTCCCCCACCGCAGTATCTATACCCTCCTCCTCAATTTTCCCCCCTTACTCCACCCCCATCACCTCCCCCACTGTTTCCCCAACACCTTCCACCACCGTTTGTTCCGTTTCCATATTCTCCACCTCTATATCCATTTCACCCACCTCCACCTCAACCTCTATCACCATCCCCACACCCTCTATCCCCAGTTCTTCAATGTAAACCTGGTGACGTATACAATGGTGTTTTAAGTAATTCAACAGATGGTTGTGCATATTGCAGAAAATGGTGTGAACATAAATGTCCTATCATGCTTGGTTCAGTTAGCAAACAAACGTGTGGACCGTTTATAAACCCCTACGACCCTCCTACTTTTGTATGTGAATGCTGTTGCAAACCACTTTCACTCACATCTCCATCTCATCCACCTCCCCCTTCATCCCCAACCCCACCTCCTCCCCTTCCATCTCC TCTCCACTCCCACCTTCCCCTccttcatctcccccatcctcaTCACCCCCACCTCCATTTCCACCCCAACTCTCATCTCCCTCCACCCCCATCACCTCCCTCTCCATTTCCTTCCAAACTCCCACCTCCTCCACCGCCGTCCATATACCATCCCGCTATATTTGTCCCCCTTCCTCCACCCCCACCGTCGTCCCCCAACCTTATACTTCCGTTTGTTTCGTATCCATATCCTCCACCTCTATCACTATCTACACAACCACCTTCCTCTTATTTATCTCCACCCCTTTCATTCATATCTCCTCCACCTCCATATCATCCCCCTTCCTCACCTCCTCCATCTCTTTCTGGAGGtggcggcggtggaggtggtggtggtggtggagccgTTGCTGCTGTAGCGGGTGTCTTGGGCGCCACTATAAACGCTGCAGCTGGTGTCGCCGCCACTAAGGGTACAACCATCGCCGGTGCAATCGGTGGAGCCGTTGCGGCTGGGCGCGCCGCCGTAGATGCAGTCGGTGGAGTTGTTAAAGATGGGCGTGCAGCAGTCGGTGGAGCTGGACGCGCCGCCGCCACAGGTAAAAAAGCAGCTCGTGATAATCACTCCCCTCGGTCCTCATTAAGACCCCCTTCATCTTCATCCCCTAAAAAAGCCCCTCAGTCCTCACTAAGACCCCCTTCACCTCCGTCCCCTAAAAAAGCAGCTACTGATAGTCATTCCCCTCGGTCCTCATTAAGACCCCCTTCATCTCCATCCCCCCCATCCCCATCTCTGCGCCCTCCTTCTCctcatcctcatcctcctccCCGTCGTTCTCCGCCGTCTTCACCTCCATCCCCCCCATCCCCATCTCTCCGCCgtccttctcctcctcctcctcctcctcctcttccccGTCGTCGTTCCCCGCCGCCTCCATCTATCCGCCCTCCttctcctcctcatcctcctccacCTCCCCGTCGCCGTCCCCCGCCGCCTCCTTCCCCTCCTACTCCGCCTCCGTCCCTAACGCCCTCGCTGGCTCCGCCTCCTTCCCCTCCGCCCCCATCTCCATCCCTAGTGCCTCCTTCTGAATCTACCTCCTCACCCCCTTCCCCTTCCCTTTCCTCATCGTTATCTCAACATTCATCTCCTCCATCTCAATCTCCTTCTCCGTCTCCTTCATCACCATCTCAATCCCCCTCTCCATATCCATCCCCTCCATCTAAATCTCCTCCATCTTCATCCCTATATTATGCTCCTCCATCTCCATCTTCTTCGTTCCAAACCCCAAACTCATCACTTCGATCTTCATCTGCATCTTTATCTCCATCTTTTATGGATAGT CAGCCAACAGTTTCGACTCGCAACGAGAGTGTTCAGCCTGGTCATGATTTTGAGACCGAGGTGACTGGTGTATCAGCTGAGACTGATCAGCTGAATCCAGCGTTTgactggagtgatgatgaagacgtAACAGCGACAACAGGAGAAAGTGTGGCAGTACCAGGCGTAACTGCGACAGCAGGAGCTGTAGGCATACCGGGCGTAACTGTGACACAAGGAGAAGGTGTAGCAGTTCAAGATGTGACTGCAACGGAAGAAGAACGTGTAGCAGTTCAAGAGAGATCTGACATTATGAGTCCGGGCAATGATGTTGCAgtagaaggtgatatgg